The DNA window TTGGAGTTGAGAAAATCGTCGTTACGAACGTAGCTGATATGCTGCCAAAGTGGAAGAAAATTGTTGGAGAGCTTTTCGACAAAATTCCGAAGGGCAGCTACGAAAAATCCGAGAAAGTATTTGAGTTCAAAAAACTGCTTAAAAAAGGAGAAAGCGTTGAAGAAGCAGAAATTGATCCGAAGAAGGATATAGCGCACATTCTGTACACCGGCGGAACAACCGGAAGACCAAAAGGTGTCGTTCACACACACGCTTTTCTGCTAAGCGGAATAATCGGGTTGAGGGAGACTTACAAAGAAATAAAAGAGCTTGAAAACAAGTTCGTCGTCGTCGTTCCCCTCTTCCACATGTTCGCATTGGACATGATAATGTCCACGACTCTCCACAAAGCCAACACCGCAATTTTGATGCCCAAGCCAAACATCGATGCAATCCTGGCGAGCATCGAGTACTACGAAGCTACTCTTTTTGCCGGAGTTCCGACTCTCTACAGGATGATTCTCGAACACGATAGAGTCGACTATTACGACCTCTCCTCTCTCAAATTCTGCTGGAGCGCCGGAGACGTTCTTCCGGCTGAGGTTTACAAAATGTGGAAGGAGAAATTCGGAATTCCCCTCCACCAAGTTTACGGATCAACGGAAACCGTCGTCATTGCTGTAACGAGACTTTCTGAGGAGCCGAAGCTTGGTAGCGTTGGAAAGATAGTTCCGGGGAGAATCGCTAAGATTATCGATCCGGAAACGCTTGAGGAGGTTGAAGGGGAGGGGGAGTTGATCGTAACATCCGAATACCTCACCATGGGTTATTGGAGAAACCCGGAAGAGACGGAGAAGGGATTCATAGAGAGCGGAGGTTATCTGTGGTGCAGAACCGGAGATTTCGTGAAAATTTACGAAGATAAGCTATA is part of the Ferroglobus placidus DSM 10642 genome and encodes:
- a CDS encoding class I adenylate-forming enzyme family protein, which gives rise to MLKDNLHDKVLEMTEKEKTVLTKIYEMSEKYPDQTALIFLGEKYNYKKLIKLIESFSSGISELGVKKGDRVMLYLPNSPQFLISYFGLMRIGAIPVPVSPIYTSNEIRYMLENSGAKVVICSDTNIGYVRAVEEVGVEKIVVTNVADMLPKWKKIVGELFDKIPKGSYEKSEKVFEFKKLLKKGESVEEAEIDPKKDIAHILYTGGTTGRPKGVVHTHAFLLSGIIGLRETYKEIKELENKFVVVVPLFHMFALDMIMSTTLHKANTAILMPKPNIDAILASIEYYEATLFAGVPTLYRMILEHDRVDYYDLSSLKFCWSAGDVLPAEVYKMWKEKFGIPLHQVYGSTETVVIAVTRLSEEPKLGSVGKIVPGRIAKIIDPETLEEVEGEGELIVTSEYLTMGYWRNPEETEKGFIESGGYLWCRTGDFVKIYEDKLYFVDRRKDIIKYKGYRIAASEVEAVLQSHPAVIAASVIGVPDERVGERIKAFVVLKEDARITAHDLKRWCRERLAPYKVPDYIEFRDFLPKSKVGKILRRELRDQELRRG